Proteins encoded in a region of the Mycolicibacterium chitae genome:
- a CDS encoding LLM class F420-dependent oxidoreductase: protein MRIGTVLDFGRPMSVVGDEIAAWEQVGLASVTLGEAYTLDAPTQLAYLAARTDSVELATGVLPLDTRTPTLIATTAAGLDYVSAGRARLGLGPSGPQVVEGFHGLPFGDVPGKTRETIEICRSVWRRETLQHDGRHYQIPLDPSRGTGLGKPLKLINRPVRDRIPVSIASLGPRMVELTAEIAEGWEPIFFYPEKVQDVWGEALAKGNAKRSADLGPLEIIARAPLAVVDGDASAWIDAAKPQLALYVGGMGSREQNFYNRLVAAYGFEKEAATIQDHFLSGRHAEAAAAVPDELVHATALIGDVDHLRQRLAVLRDAGVTLVNVTPMATDPTERLEAVKTVAALSKELS, encoded by the coding sequence CCTGGCGTCGGTGACCCTGGGCGAGGCCTACACCCTCGACGCCCCAACTCAACTCGCCTATCTGGCGGCCCGCACCGACTCCGTCGAACTGGCCACCGGCGTCCTCCCCCTGGACACCCGGACCCCCACGCTCATCGCGACCACCGCGGCCGGCCTGGACTATGTGTCGGCCGGACGCGCCCGGCTCGGCCTCGGGCCGTCCGGCCCCCAGGTGGTCGAGGGCTTCCACGGGCTGCCGTTCGGCGACGTCCCCGGCAAGACCCGGGAGACCATCGAGATCTGCCGGTCCGTCTGGCGCCGGGAGACCCTGCAGCACGACGGGCGCCACTACCAGATCCCACTGGATCCGAGCCGCGGCACCGGGCTCGGAAAGCCGCTGAAGCTCATCAATCGCCCGGTGCGAGACCGTATTCCGGTGTCGATCGCCTCCCTCGGCCCGCGCATGGTGGAACTGACCGCCGAGATCGCCGAGGGCTGGGAGCCCATCTTCTTCTACCCGGAGAAGGTCCAGGATGTCTGGGGCGAGGCCCTGGCCAAGGGCAACGCCAAGCGCTCGGCCGATCTCGGCCCGCTCGAGATCATCGCCCGCGCCCCGCTGGCCGTCGTCGACGGTGACGCCTCGGCCTGGATCGATGCCGCCAAGCCGCAACTGGCGCTGTACGTCGGCGGGATGGGCTCGCGCGAGCAGAACTTCTACAACCGACTGGTCGCGGCGTACGGATTCGAAAAGGAAGCGGCCACCATCCAGGACCACTTCCTGTCCGGCCGCCACGCCGAGGCCGCGGCCGCGGTGCCGGACGAGCTGGTCCACGCGACCGCCCTCATCGGCGACGTCGACCACCTCCGGCAACGCCTTGCCGTCCTGCGGGACGCGGGAGTCACGTTGGTGAACGTCACTCCCATGGCAACAGACCCCACCGAACGCCTGGAAGCCGTGAAAACGGTTGCCGCACTGAGTAAGGAGCTATCGTGA